The Corylus avellana chromosome ca11, CavTom2PMs-1.0 genome contains the following window.
TGTTTGGTAAGATTCCAAAGATAAGGTGAGGTAGTTGTAGTTGGATCGATTAGTTCATCCAAATATCTTGACCTTTTACAAACAGATAATACTAAGAATTAAATAAGATATGATATATAACATTGAtcaaagaatatataaaatgatggataattatgtaattaacgcacccacccacccacaataataattaaattcgGGTCgcaactaattaattattacaaGTTTACAACACTAATCTGACCAGGacaaaagtttatttattttctttaaaaagggTAAAAAAGCTAACAAGACTCCCACAATTTGGCTGTCTTATGCTGTAGTTTTCAAAGATCATTGCTTTGCTTGTCTAGTCATTAATTTCCCATGAATGGTAAAAATCATTGCTGTCTAGTTATAAATGAGAAAAAGTGGGATTAAAAAAGTATATTACCTGtcttaaatcattaattatttaaatttattataagGCTATCtcggagagagatagagagagagagggatgcACGAATGAATGGTGGAGTGTATGAGATGATCATCATAGTCTAAAACCTACGAAACCATTTAATATTTCCTAATATTTAGTGAAATAACCCACCTGtccatttttctatttttcttcattcttaGTAACTTTCGCTTCACGAGGCGTAGTTcctaaccgattgaactacctcttgggaactATTTTCATTCGTTTATTATTGGTTGGGTTGGCAAatttcccaaataaaaaaatggagcctattcttttctttttttaattaaaaatatattataattaaagttTCATGCAATGGATTAGTGGTATATGAGTATCTAAATTTTCCGTGTGGGGATCAAAACTTTAAATGAGTTGTCTATGAGGCCAAAAGTTAGCTTTAAGAGCCACTTCTATTAAGAATGGTTTTGACActgtaatttaaaaatgttattttaaattaaataacataaaaatatgtaGTTTGGGAgtgcaattattttttaaaaaacgtagAAAAATTTGGAATTATCCTTCTATATATGGTTCACTAAAAAAGAAGGCTTTGGATGCTCTAAGTAATTATTTGCTTTTCACCTTGAGCTCCAAGAGAAGGACCAAGGGAAAGGAAAGATAATAGTCTCATGACTTCCACGTTGACGCGGTCGCAATTTTCTGTTCGGAAATGACACTTATGCCCATTGACTTTCTTAATATGGCGACACGAGTAATGGTCCCACTTACCTACTACCCCTCTGACAAAATTGCTCGGACATCTTCATGGATCATTCCATCGAGTGTCTCGAAGTTGACGACCGACGAGCCTTTCACACAACAACAACGTGGAAAGCCAGTTTCTGTTTGTccaattcattttaattaatttttgtctaaattcTGCTGACATCAACAATTAATAATAAACAACACCATAATTATCCACACCTCAACCCCTAATCTTCATTTGGCTTGTTCCTTGCAATGcaacccattttattttataaatacatAGAAGGTAAAAATTTTCCCTAGGAATTTTCTcgaaattatattataaaattaacatttgttCATAATGTATATGGTTCTCCAACCAACCCGATACTCGATTCATCAATCAAGCGATCCGATAATCTCTTCATTTGACATGTCTGtaactatttttataatttttagcatGTGTCAATTGTATGACAGAAGTCGTGAGATGTATTGTACTATGTGGCATTTTAGACTGATGTCAGTCTAATGGGCTAGATTCGAAGAATTTGTCATTTCcaaaatttcattgattttaatttatttcttttgctgAGAACAGAATAATTGAACAACAAAACAAGATAATTATTGAAATGATGGGAGGATACTATTTATcaattagtttaattaatttttgttttaaattatgcTTAGATCACCTTAACCAACAATCTTACTTGTGTTACCAAAATTTATTCTATTATTCTTTGCTAATTAAGAACAAGATCATTAGAGATTATCTGGGATGACACCTCAACCACCAAGCGGGGGCCCCTCTTGTTGTATTATCTGAGGTCAACTGCTGGAAGAATCATGGCCACCAGATCTGCCGAATAGGACAAGTCCACAGACCAGACGGATGTGATCAGTctgtgttttattattaatcatCCGTCAAGGGCTGTTATTTGTTAAGTAATTCGGCAGATTAcagattgatataatataaGGTTTCTAGAAGGTAAACGATTGATGGAAGCagaccaacttttttttttaatttctcttataatGTCTAAAGAACACTTTCCCCCTGTTGACGAGATTGCCCTCTTATGACTAGTTCACTAGAAAACCCTCATGCCGCCATGTCTGAAATAGCAGCTGGATTTCTTGAAGACTAGTGGTCAGAATACGCGTAGAGTGTATTTGATAATGGTTTTGAAATATTGTGATATAAACGTAAAAAGTGTATTTTGGTAGGATTAAAgtatattaataattttgggaaatatattttttgttttaaaaatactttcaaaacCGTCACGAAACAAATCCGACAACTACCAGAACTTAATTATATTTGGTGTTAGGCCCGCCTAACGGATCAATAGCTGGTTCATTAACCAGTCGACTCGAGTACAATCGCGTTATGCCATATCGAATCTCCAGTTTTGGCATGTTAGTAACAATCCAGTGATCTTTTAGGGACTATAAACATGGTTTATTTGCAGAAAAAAAGTTGCTCAATAATTAAACTAAgcaaaactaaacaaataagtCAATTTAGGGCGTGGGAAAATACCACAGTTTGCGGCCAGGCATAGTCGCTTTAACATCACTGGAAAAGGAGATGTAATTATGAATACATATGCTTTGATGCAAAAAAGTTCCAAagacaaaaaaccaaaattaagtTGATTTTCTTCCAAGCAATTAATGCAAAATGTCAAAGGAGGGTAGCCTTGTCATTTCATCTTCAACCAACTATGTAGACTTGGGGATCATCGACCGGCCATATTATTGCCTAAGATCCTGGTTTATAAATAAACGATGTGGGAGAATTCACATGTCGTataaaagagaaacagagaaaaatcAACAGGTGCAGAAACCTTCTCTGCTACATCGGTCGTGGTAGAGAGAGCAGGTTGgtgatatttttgaatattAGCCCTTAGCAATTAGCATCTTCCCCTTTAAAAGACTACCAAACCACAGACCATTTCACCAATAAACATCGATCTCTCTTCCCCCACCTAATATATACTCCAAACTTCTCAACCATTTTTCTTCACACAAGTTTGAAGAGCATTTTTGTTGCAGCAAGCAAGAATGATTGTCAAGAAAATCAAATGGAGCTCAATATTACCAAGCTGTTACAAGCCTGTTCACCCGTCCAAAACCAAGAAAGTGTGCGCCAAACAAACTTCATTTCAGAGGATTTCAATATCTGATCTGAGTTACCCGAGCTCGACTCTTTCAGAAGACCTTTCCTTATCTCTGGCAGGATCAAATCTGCATGTTTTTACCCTTGCGGAGCTCAAGGTCATCACGCAGAGCTTCTCCTCGTCTAACTTTCTTGGTGAAGGTGGGTTCGGACCCGTTCACAAGGGGTTCATTGATGACAAGCTTAGGCCTGGTCTAAAGGCTCAGCCGGTTGCTGTCAAGCTTTTGGATTTGGATGGCTCGCAGGGCCATAGGGAGTGGTTGGTGAGTGCttttttcacaactttattaATCCcattatgataatttttttccaTCATGAATGCAGATGATTGTTGCTTGTAATCTGATCAAttttaattacattttctcCTACAGACAGAAGTTATCTTTCTTGGGCAATTGAGGCATCCACACCTTGTGAAGCTGATAGGGTATTGCTGTGAAGAAGAACATAGGCTTCTAGTTTATGAGTACATGCCAAGAGGCAGCTTAGAGAATCAGCTATTCAGAAGTATGCTCTCTCAAAATTatcaagttttgtttttttttaaaaaaaaaaaactttcaattaccctTTTCTGCATAGAAATTGAGAACTAATGGGTATCTTCTGGATTTGCAGGATATACAGTATCCCTCCCATGGTCATCAAGAATGAAAATTGCTCTTGGAGCAGCCAAGGGTCTTGCTTTCCTTCATGATGCAGAAAAACCAGTTATCTATCGAGATTTTAAGGCATCAAACATCTTGTTAGACTCGGTAAGTATTTCTATATTTCTTTCCATTATATAGCTCCATCAACGGTTGGATTATTAAATACTTTCCTGTTACTAAACTCTTATTTGATCGTATTCTTTCCAGGATTACACTCCCAAACTCTCAGATTTTGGGCTCGCAAAAGATGGCCCGGAAGGAGATGATACACACGTTTCCACACGTGTCATGGGCACCCAAGGCTATGCTGCTCCCGAATACATCATGACTGGTAATTTAATAATACAATTGTGCCAATTTTGACTTCTTCCAATTACACATTTTATCCATTCATAGAATAAGTCTaaagggaaaaaggaaagaaatttcCTCATAATCTTTTAAACCCATTTAAAATTCTGccaaatgtctataaatatatatgcgttgaaaattaacatattgttgaatatttttTCAGGTCACTTGACAGCGATGAGCGATGTGTATAGCTTTGGAGTGGTACTATTGGAGATTCTGACAGGGAGAAGGTCGGTGGACAAGAGCCGTCCAAGCAGAGAGCAGAATCTGGTAGAGTGGGCAAGACCAATGTTGAATGAGCCCCGGAAACTTAGCCGGATCCTGGACCCGAGAATGGAAGGCCAATACTCTGAAGTAGGGGCTCGGAAGGCGGCTGCACTGGCATATCAATGCCTGAGCCACCGGCCGAAGCAGAGACCAACAATGAGCACGGTTGTCAAGACTTTGGAGCCGCTCAAGGACTTTGACGACATTCCCATTGGCCCATTTGTGTACACGGTTCCAGCTGAAAAAGATTTGAACAAGGAAGATGCCAAAGACGGACAAGGACAAAAGGAACAGAGAAAAGATTCCCAAAGGAAAGAGAATGGCggtcaccaccaccaccaccaccaccatcatgGACATCAAAGGCATCAACCCAGAACGCCAAAGTCACCCAACTCTTTCTCCGACACTGCTCTACGCCAAAACTGTAGAAATGGGATGCAATCTCCGTTGAGCCAGATGGGCAGGGCAACTGCATAGAATAATATATAGtactacttatatatatatatatatatatccatatctatatatgtatatcatACTGTAAATAGAGAGATTCGTTAAAAGGTTGTCTTGATTTGCATACTTTGGACATTAATTCTAGGCTGAAGCCTGAAGTGTAAGGATTTGTTTAGAGGAGAAGATGTTATCTTGaatcaacatttttctttttctttatttatttttttgaagaaaacaagaatataatattcttttgttttggattGTATGTGACCAAGTATTATACTTATTCAAAGAAGAAGTAGAAGGCCATTCAAAACTAGCCAATCACCCACTTGAATACTTCATTATTGTCAAACACAGCTAAGCAGTTCGAATATTTGAAACGCGGATGCCCTTCAACCCATTTACTTTTTCATGCTTAAGCAGCCGCGCTTATGGAACTATATATTATACCAAAAGATTCTTTAATTCGGAAGCACATCAAATCCCGCCGTTTCATAcataagatttt
Protein-coding sequences here:
- the LOC132165293 gene encoding serine/threonine-protein kinase RIPK-like produces the protein MIVKKIKWSSILPSCYKPVHPSKTKKVCAKQTSFQRISISDLSYPSSTLSEDLSLSLAGSNLHVFTLAELKVITQSFSSSNFLGEGGFGPVHKGFIDDKLRPGLKAQPVAVKLLDLDGSQGHREWLTEVIFLGQLRHPHLVKLIGYCCEEEHRLLVYEYMPRGSLENQLFRRYTVSLPWSSRMKIALGAAKGLAFLHDAEKPVIYRDFKASNILLDSDYTPKLSDFGLAKDGPEGDDTHVSTRVMGTQGYAAPEYIMTGHLTAMSDVYSFGVVLLEILTGRRSVDKSRPSREQNLVEWARPMLNEPRKLSRILDPRMEGQYSEVGARKAAALAYQCLSHRPKQRPTMSTVVKTLEPLKDFDDIPIGPFVYTVPAEKDLNKEDAKDGQGQKEQRKDSQRKENGGHHHHHHHHHGHQRHQPRTPKSPNSFSDTALRQNCRNGMQSPLSQMGRATA